One genomic segment of Myxococcales bacterium includes these proteins:
- a CDS encoding sigma-70 family RNA polymerase sigma factor translates to MREHGAVVWRTLRRLGVPAADVDDLCQEVFLVAYRKAGTFEGRSSVRTWLYGIALRLAANHRRKQRPETDDAAMLEVAGGGDPEGELQRKEARALLERALAALDEDKRAAFVLFELEELPMTEVAALIGCPLQTAYSRLYAARAAVERALRNGERPTLRHPGGSS, encoded by the coding sequence GTGCGTGAGCACGGGGCTGTTGTTTGGCGAACGCTCCGGCGGTTGGGCGTGCCCGCCGCCGACGTCGACGATCTCTGCCAGGAGGTCTTCCTCGTGGCTTATCGCAAGGCCGGTACCTTCGAGGGGCGTTCCTCGGTGCGCACCTGGCTCTACGGCATTGCGCTCCGCCTGGCGGCCAACCATCGGAGAAAACAGCGCCCCGAAACCGACGACGCGGCGATGCTCGAGGTGGCCGGCGGCGGTGATCCGGAGGGTGAGCTCCAACGCAAGGAAGCGCGCGCGCTGCTCGAACGCGCGCTCGCAGCGCTCGACGAGGACAAACGAGCCGCCTTCGTGCTCTTCGAGCTTGAGGAGCTCCCGATGACGGAGGTTGCGGCGCTCATTGGTTGCCCGCTCCAGACCGCCTACTCGAGGTTGTACGCGGCGCGCGCGGCCGTCGAACGTGCGCTGCGGAACGGCGAGCGACCAACGCTTCGACATCCAGGGGGTAGCTCGTGA
- a CDS encoding DUF3626 domain-containing protein, with product MPSPEAEAIEHVRRRAAERRDAATARLLLLAERGDTTVESLLHAIRDRARITLNFHPDRPLADGRTVAQHLLASGRYENQFVTGISNGSRTAFAGGERDVWERELFGGAYHGPGVRGEDRPKYGGLNVMHHADGACPRFGSCYFELRPEVLARSTFTWGDSHLGPVHVGTADAFEPLLAALVESVASTGEALGVTGLSIGALVTGLTNDAPAGAPARRAHGRALDAYIEVQVHGDLVLARDAVALVAEPAFEGTATGEELRELCRRYGVELRAHAGFAMSADEVPADFRGPRMPALALRVARRFGGDRAVLDAAILGRAAQSLHHTPDHWRDWGTPDETLQHIKQLWHVLVRYGARAARTM from the coding sequence ATGCCATCGCCGGAGGCCGAAGCCATTGAGCACGTTCGAAGGCGCGCCGCCGAACGCCGCGACGCCGCGACAGCCCGGCTGTTGCTCTTGGCCGAAAGGGGCGACACCACGGTCGAATCGTTGCTCCACGCCATTCGAGACCGCGCGCGGATCACCCTCAACTTCCACCCCGACCGTCCGCTTGCCGACGGCCGCACCGTCGCGCAACACTTGCTCGCGTCTGGCCGCTACGAAAACCAATTTGTGACAGGCATCTCCAACGGGAGTCGAACGGCCTTCGCAGGTGGCGAGCGCGACGTCTGGGAGCGTGAGCTGTTCGGCGGTGCGTATCACGGCCCCGGCGTTCGCGGCGAAGACCGCCCGAAGTATGGCGGGCTGAACGTGATGCACCACGCCGACGGCGCGTGCCCCCGCTTTGGCTCGTGCTACTTCGAGCTTCGTCCCGAGGTCCTCGCGCGCTCCACGTTTACGTGGGGTGACAGCCACCTGGGGCCCGTGCACGTCGGGACCGCGGACGCCTTCGAGCCGCTCCTTGCGGCACTCGTGGAGAGCGTCGCGTCGACGGGCGAGGCGCTGGGCGTGACGGGGCTCAGCATCGGCGCTCTCGTCACGGGGCTCACGAACGACGCACCGGCCGGCGCCCCCGCGAGGCGCGCGCACGGAAGGGCCCTCGATGCGTACATCGAAGTGCAGGTTCACGGCGACCTCGTGCTCGCGCGGGACGCCGTGGCGCTGGTGGCAGAGCCGGCCTTTGAGGGCACCGCGACCGGCGAGGAGCTCCGCGAGCTCTGCCGCCGCTACGGTGTCGAGCTCCGAGCGCATGCGGGCTTCGCGATGAGCGCCGACGAGGTACCCGCCGACTTCCGCGGACCGCGGATGCCGGCGCTCGCGCTGCGCGTCGCCCGACGCTTCGGCGGAGACCGCGCGGTCCTCGACGCGGCCATCCTCGGCCGCGCCGCCCAATCGCTGCACCATACACCTGATCATTGGCGTGACTGGGGCACCCCCGACGAGACGCTCCAGCACATCAAGCAGCTCTGGCATGTGCTCGTGCGCTACGGGGCGCGCGCCGCGCGCACGATGTGA
- a CDS encoding response regulator translates to MTDVSCRAFSYFTVAAERGLLDLPRLLAGLPITQTELENPRHRVDWDIWAELCDRAAEQLGHDPRRLAESGVLVSETGERGFAGYVAPVASLFASTEGMFDIVTRWGGPSLYRSHTFELERLPKHKLRWRVRLRPGYRPCLAWFQMTPGALQAFPRMLGQPDTVFVTETITATEASFIITDTTSRTLGSRVRRTWAALRSSRAVSDELAFQERQLSGTLDTLRRTEGGFRSALDALPAYVALQRDDAIVYANPALRRAFDRAESALLGTPLTALIHADDRDRFARQMNEKPSPGRPPLLVRLAGDATMPRTVEVAPLPAFDFGGICTSGVIAIDVTDRIRVEETLSILHASLPDLVVRLASNGRLLDVQGGTNLAEQTRLLRALIGTRDWDANSALPGAISDHLSPARRALDRALETGTEQRTELTAEFDVPRTFELRVVPRHDGDEALMLIRDLTTQRNAERQLAISERMASVGTLAAGVAHEINNPLTYVMAGHEELDHELARLARGEAVDAAGLRAMLSEVSDGVGRIRDIVASLRAFSRIEPESAPVRLDPREAVQRALAMCANELRHRATLEVELGETPTVLANPSALIQVLVNLLINAAQAMPEDLRADRTIRVVTGTDEVGRSRIAVHDTGVGIPHLKLQRIFDPFYTTKPVGVGTGLGLSISHRLVNDLGGTISVTSEVGKGSVFVVALPPAPEAPPPTAAVADAEPNRARVLIIDDEPMVASALARILTRDGHACATANSASAALEHLRTRPFDLILCDLMMPGTSGMELYEQVSALDPSLAERFVFITGGAFTDAARALIEQGLRPVLPKPPDLAALRRTIAEALQRRTIATSTS, encoded by the coding sequence ATGACCGACGTATCTTGTCGAGCGTTCTCGTACTTCACGGTGGCAGCGGAGCGCGGTCTCCTCGACCTTCCGCGCCTGCTTGCGGGCCTCCCGATCACGCAGACCGAGCTCGAGAACCCCCGTCATCGCGTCGACTGGGACATCTGGGCAGAGCTGTGTGATCGCGCCGCCGAGCAACTCGGCCACGATCCAAGACGGCTCGCCGAGAGCGGCGTGCTCGTGAGCGAGACCGGCGAGCGTGGCTTCGCGGGCTACGTGGCGCCCGTCGCGTCGCTCTTCGCGTCGACGGAGGGCATGTTCGACATCGTGACCCGCTGGGGCGGGCCGTCGCTCTACCGCAGCCACACGTTCGAGCTCGAGCGCCTCCCGAAGCACAAGCTGCGCTGGCGCGTCCGCCTCAGGCCGGGGTATCGGCCATGCCTGGCGTGGTTCCAGATGACCCCCGGCGCGCTCCAAGCGTTTCCGCGCATGCTCGGGCAGCCGGATACGGTGTTCGTGACCGAGACGATCACGGCGACCGAGGCCAGCTTCATCATCACTGACACCACCAGCCGGACCCTGGGGTCGCGCGTCCGGCGGACCTGGGCAGCCTTGCGCTCATCGCGCGCGGTCAGCGACGAGCTGGCCTTCCAGGAGCGGCAGCTCTCAGGCACGCTCGACACCCTCCGCCGAACGGAAGGCGGCTTCCGATCGGCGCTGGACGCGCTCCCCGCGTATGTCGCCCTCCAACGCGACGACGCGATCGTCTACGCCAACCCGGCGCTCCGACGCGCCTTCGATCGGGCCGAGAGTGCGTTGCTGGGTACCCCGTTGACCGCCCTCATCCACGCCGATGATCGCGACCGGTTCGCGCGCCAAATGAACGAGAAACCTAGTCCCGGACGTCCCCCCCTCCTCGTCCGCCTCGCGGGTGACGCGACGATGCCACGGACGGTGGAGGTTGCCCCTCTGCCAGCGTTCGACTTCGGCGGCATCTGCACCAGCGGTGTCATCGCCATTGATGTCACCGATCGCATCCGCGTCGAAGAGACGCTCTCCATCCTCCACGCATCGCTCCCCGACCTCGTCGTGCGGTTGGCGAGCAACGGTCGCTTGCTCGACGTGCAAGGCGGGACCAATCTCGCCGAGCAGACGCGGCTCCTGCGCGCCTTGATAGGGACTCGCGACTGGGACGCGAATAGCGCCTTGCCGGGCGCGATCAGCGACCACCTCTCGCCAGCTCGCCGCGCGCTGGACCGCGCGCTCGAGACGGGCACCGAGCAGCGCACCGAGCTGACAGCCGAGTTCGACGTGCCGCGGACCTTCGAACTTCGCGTCGTGCCGCGTCACGATGGCGATGAAGCGCTGATGCTGATCCGGGACCTGACCACGCAGCGCAACGCGGAGCGTCAGCTCGCGATCTCGGAGCGCATGGCGTCGGTCGGAACCCTCGCGGCCGGCGTTGCCCACGAGATCAACAATCCACTGACCTACGTCATGGCGGGCCACGAAGAGCTCGATCACGAGCTCGCTCGGCTGGCCCGCGGGGAGGCCGTCGATGCGGCCGGACTCCGCGCGATGCTGTCCGAGGTCAGCGACGGCGTGGGGCGCATCCGCGACATCGTGGCCTCGCTCCGCGCATTCTCGCGCATCGAGCCGGAGTCTGCGCCCGTTCGCCTCGACCCGCGCGAGGCGGTCCAACGCGCGCTCGCGATGTGCGCGAACGAGCTGCGCCATCGCGCGACGCTCGAGGTCGAGCTCGGCGAGACGCCGACCGTCCTTGCCAATCCCTCGGCGTTGATCCAGGTCCTGGTGAATCTGCTAATCAACGCCGCGCAGGCTATGCCAGAGGATCTTCGCGCGGACCGAACGATCCGAGTGGTGACTGGCACCGACGAGGTGGGCCGGAGCCGCATTGCCGTCCACGACACCGGTGTCGGCATCCCCCACCTCAAGCTGCAGCGCATCTTCGACCCGTTCTACACGACCAAGCCGGTCGGCGTGGGGACGGGCCTCGGCCTCAGCATCTCGCACCGCCTGGTTAACGATCTCGGCGGAACGATCTCCGTGACCAGCGAGGTCGGCAAAGGAAGCGTGTTCGTCGTCGCGCTACCACCGGCTCCGGAGGCGCCGCCACCGACGGCTGCCGTCGCGGACGCCGAGCCGAACCGCGCGCGTGTGTTGATCATCGATGACGAGCCCATGGTCGCTAGCGCGCTTGCGCGGATCCTGACCCGTGACGGTCACGCTTGCGCCACCGCGAACTCGGCCTCCGCCGCCCTCGAGCACTTGCGGACGCGGCCCTTCGATCTGATCCTGTGCGATCTCATGATGCCTGGCACCAGCGGCATGGAGCTCTACGAGCAGGTCAGCGCCCTCGACCCCTCGCTGGCCGAGCGGTTCGTCTTCATCACCGGTGGCGCGTTTACCGACGCCGCGCGAGCGCTGATCGAGCAGGGACTGCGCCCGGTCTTGCCAAAGCCACCCGACCTCGCGGCGCTACGGAGGACCATCGCGGAGGCGCTCCAGCGTCGGACGATCGCGACCTCGACCAGCTAG
- a CDS encoding pirin family protein, producing MSKLILEIVPLGFPWATVDPFLFCVHHDDAYPEGNDAMGPKASLAGRNLGQDFEGKDGWRMYHGERVPGFPQHPHRGFETVTIVRRGHIDHSDSLGATARFGEGDVQWLTAGAGIVHAEMFPLLKKDAPNPVELFQIWLNLPAADKMAPPHFAMLWNKDIPQCRFEDDAGKGTIVTVVAGKLAERGAPPPPPRSWASRSDTNVAIYTIKMEAGAKWTLPAATDDVVRTLYFFSGKTLLIGDETLSVKHGAVVQSDAALPLTAGDEGADILVLQGKPIDEPVAQHGPFVMNTAAEIQQAFADYRRTRFGGWPWPKDDPVHDRTETRFAKHVDGRVERGE from the coding sequence GTGTCGAAGCTCATTCTCGAGATCGTTCCCCTCGGCTTTCCGTGGGCCACCGTCGACCCCTTTCTCTTCTGCGTGCACCACGACGACGCGTACCCGGAAGGGAACGACGCGATGGGCCCCAAGGCCTCGCTCGCCGGCCGAAACCTCGGGCAGGACTTCGAAGGCAAAGACGGCTGGCGCATGTACCACGGCGAACGCGTGCCAGGATTCCCGCAACACCCGCACCGCGGCTTCGAGACGGTGACCATCGTTCGGCGCGGGCACATCGATCACTCGGACTCGCTGGGCGCGACAGCTCGCTTTGGCGAAGGCGATGTGCAGTGGCTCACGGCCGGCGCCGGCATCGTGCACGCCGAGATGTTCCCGCTGCTCAAGAAGGACGCGCCCAACCCCGTCGAGCTCTTCCAGATCTGGCTGAACCTTCCGGCCGCCGACAAGATGGCGCCGCCGCACTTCGCGATGCTCTGGAACAAGGACATCCCGCAGTGCCGCTTCGAGGACGATGCGGGCAAAGGCACCATCGTCACGGTCGTGGCGGGCAAGCTCGCCGAGCGCGGCGCGCCGCCGCCGCCACCTCGTTCATGGGCGTCTCGCTCCGATACGAACGTCGCGATCTACACCATCAAGATGGAAGCCGGCGCCAAGTGGACGTTGCCGGCGGCAACCGACGACGTGGTTCGCACGCTGTATTTCTTCTCCGGAAAGACGCTGCTCATCGGCGATGAGACGCTCTCGGTCAAGCACGGGGCAGTGGTGCAGAGCGACGCGGCGCTGCCGCTCACGGCGGGCGACGAGGGCGCCGACATCCTCGTCTTGCAAGGCAAGCCCATCGACGAGCCGGTGGCGCAACATGGGCCGTTTGTGATGAACACGGCCGCGGAGATCCAGCAGGCCTTCGCGGACTACCGCCGCACCCGTTTTGGTGGCTGGCCGTGGCCGAAGGACGATCCGGTCCACGACCGCACCGAGACGCGCTTCGCGAAACACGTCGACGGACGTGTCGAGCGCGGCGAGTGA
- the modA gene encoding molybdate ABC transporter substrate-binding protein, which yields MTLRSSVVLALATVLLPLAACEKRVEPAPGNAAAPAPSAKPEATSVLVLNAASTKESLNELGAAFEKSTAIKVKFSPEDSSKLANQIAEGAPADIFLSANEKWADFVKDKGLAAETKPLLGNTLVVVVPTGNPAKVAGPDDLKKGAVKKLAIAGPTVPAGIYAKASLTSLKLWDDLEKSKKLTPGENVRGTLAFVERGEVDAGIIYATDAKVSQKVEVAYTFDPSTHPKIVYPLVLLKRGAQREGAKKFFEFLQSKEAADVFKKAGFTSLIGS from the coding sequence GTGACCCTTCGTTCGTCCGTCGTCTTGGCACTCGCCACCGTCCTGCTACCGCTCGCTGCATGCGAAAAGAGAGTCGAGCCGGCGCCGGGAAACGCCGCCGCCCCCGCTCCATCCGCGAAGCCCGAGGCCACGAGCGTCCTCGTGCTCAACGCCGCCAGCACCAAAGAGTCGCTGAACGAGCTCGGCGCCGCCTTCGAGAAGTCGACGGCGATCAAGGTGAAGTTCAGCCCCGAGGACTCCTCGAAGCTCGCCAACCAGATCGCCGAGGGTGCTCCCGCCGACATCTTCCTCTCGGCCAACGAGAAATGGGCGGACTTCGTGAAGGACAAGGGGCTCGCTGCCGAGACCAAGCCCCTCTTGGGCAACACGCTCGTCGTCGTCGTGCCCACGGGCAACCCTGCGAAGGTCGCGGGGCCGGACGACCTGAAGAAGGGTGCCGTGAAGAAGCTCGCCATCGCCGGCCCGACCGTTCCCGCCGGCATCTACGCGAAGGCTTCGCTCACCTCGCTCAAGCTCTGGGACGACCTCGAGAAGTCGAAGAAGCTCACCCCCGGCGAAAACGTGCGCGGCACCTTGGCCTTCGTCGAGCGCGGCGAAGTCGACGCGGGCATCATCTACGCCACCGACGCGAAGGTCTCGCAGAAGGTCGAGGTCGCCTACACCTTCGATCCGTCGACACATCCGAAGATCGTCTACCCCTTGGTGCTCCTCAAGCGCGGCGCGCAACGCGAGGGCGCGAAGAAGTTCTTCGAGTTCTTGCAGTCGAAGGAAGCAGCCGACGTGTTCAAAAAGGCCGGCTTCACGAGCCTTATCGGTTCGTAA
- a CDS encoding MFS transporter produces the protein MPRTYWALVIGVFIFGLGDFSRTFLIYLAVPKSGGAHSAGATAGAVLGTAVLLYMMHNAVSAGFAFLAGHLGDRYKKLSILAVGYSIGTATHLLLAFGVLSTGTLAMAFVMSGVTIAVEETLEKASCAELLPRELRSLGLGVLAAANGVGDMVSSLFVASALEHGSRRLAFGVPALLAFVGTVWIAVFAIRGVKPNATTL, from the coding sequence ATCCCGAGGACGTATTGGGCGCTTGTCATCGGCGTCTTCATCTTCGGCCTCGGCGACTTTTCGCGCACGTTTCTCATCTACTTGGCTGTGCCCAAAAGCGGTGGGGCCCACTCGGCGGGCGCGACGGCAGGCGCCGTCTTGGGGACGGCGGTGCTCCTGTACATGATGCACAACGCCGTGAGCGCCGGCTTCGCGTTCTTGGCGGGTCATCTCGGCGATCGCTACAAGAAGCTTTCGATCTTGGCCGTGGGCTACAGCATAGGCACGGCGACGCACCTGCTCCTCGCCTTCGGCGTGCTCTCCACGGGCACCCTCGCGATGGCGTTCGTGATGTCGGGCGTCACCATCGCCGTGGAGGAGACGCTCGAGAAGGCGTCATGCGCCGAGCTCCTGCCGCGAGAACTGCGCAGCCTCGGTCTCGGCGTATTGGCCGCGGCCAACGGCGTGGGTGACATGGTGTCGAGCCTCTTTGTGGCTTCTGCACTGGAGCACGGCTCGCGACGCCTCGCCTTCGGCGTCCCCGCGCTGCTGGCGTTCGTCGGTACGGTTTGGATCGCGGTCTTTGCGATTCGAGGCGTGAAGCCCAACGCGACCACTCTATGA
- the modB gene encoding molybdate ABC transporter permease subunit has translation MVLSPEEWSAVRLSVQVATTAVLLSLPGGVFLGWLLARREFPGKAVVETVLNLPLVLPPVVTGYLLLVAFGRRGVLGRLLEDTFHTSVVFTWRGAAIAASVMAFPLMVRAMRLAFSEVDARLEEAARTLGAGPLDTFFTITLPLARHGVIAGAVLAFARSMGEFGATIMLAGNIPDETRTIPVYIYNELNSPGGAEASTRIILVAIAIASSALVVGEILERRGRRKRTG, from the coding sequence ATGGTCTTGAGCCCGGAAGAGTGGAGTGCGGTGCGCCTGAGCGTTCAGGTGGCGACAACCGCCGTGCTCCTTAGCCTTCCCGGGGGCGTGTTTCTCGGATGGCTCCTCGCGCGACGCGAGTTCCCGGGGAAGGCCGTCGTGGAGACGGTGCTGAACCTGCCGCTGGTGCTCCCGCCCGTCGTGACCGGGTACCTGTTGCTCGTGGCCTTTGGCCGCCGAGGTGTGCTGGGACGGCTCCTCGAGGACACGTTTCACACGAGCGTCGTCTTCACGTGGCGCGGCGCGGCCATCGCCGCCTCGGTCATGGCATTCCCTTTGATGGTGCGCGCCATGCGGCTCGCCTTCTCGGAGGTCGACGCGCGCCTCGAAGAGGCGGCGCGAACGCTGGGCGCCGGCCCCCTCGACACGTTCTTCACGATCACACTCCCGCTGGCGCGCCACGGCGTCATCGCTGGTGCCGTACTGGCGTTTGCGCGCAGCATGGGCGAGTTCGGCGCCACCATCATGCTCGCCGGCAACATCCCCGACGAGACGCGCACGATCCCCGTTTACATCTACAACGAGCTCAACTCCCCCGGCGGCGCCGAGGCCAGCACGCGCATCATCCTCGTGGCGATCGCCATCGCATCGAGCGCGCTCGTCGTGGGGGAGATCCTCGAGCGACGAGGCCGCCGGAAGCGGACCGGGTAG
- a CDS encoding serpin family protein — MNVEKKVEAPPAVSPEGAVTEGDRTADAAGERAFAAALFGALGKEKRGNLFVSPASARFAMSMVLAGARGDTAKELTALLGATPRSHDVAATLAKDWAKLATPPSNYEWEKNQVVVLRTANRLFGQRGQAFLPPFVELTKARYGAPIEAVEFSKDASGARRTINDWVAARTEQRIKDILTTDLPRETKLVLANAIYFKAPWVDAFEERATKVEPFFGASGTTSVPMMRKTHARKYADLPDAHIVDLPYGSERRPDIVMTLIIPKKTDGLAELEKSLSPATLQKWAWAASSLTTRTEVDLLLPKFRIESELSLGGTLEALGAGSVFKFGKADLSGIDVTKELFVGLVLQKTFVAVDEKGTEAAAATVVAAIGGGMPPAPPKPVVVRADRPFLFMIRDVPRDRMLFIGRLAEPKG; from the coding sequence ATGAACGTCGAGAAGAAGGTCGAAGCGCCGCCCGCCGTCTCGCCGGAGGGCGCCGTGACCGAAGGCGATCGCACTGCGGACGCGGCCGGCGAGCGAGCCTTTGCAGCGGCGCTCTTTGGCGCCCTCGGCAAAGAGAAGCGCGGCAACCTGTTCGTGTCACCGGCGAGCGCGCGGTTCGCCATGAGCATGGTGCTAGCCGGAGCGCGCGGCGACACGGCGAAAGAGCTCACGGCGCTCCTCGGCGCCACGCCGCGCAGCCACGACGTCGCAGCGACGCTGGCGAAGGACTGGGCCAAGCTCGCAACACCGCCTTCAAACTACGAGTGGGAGAAGAACCAAGTGGTGGTCCTCCGCACGGCGAATCGACTCTTCGGGCAACGTGGACAGGCGTTCTTGCCGCCCTTCGTGGAGCTGACGAAGGCGCGCTATGGCGCGCCCATCGAGGCCGTCGAGTTCTCCAAAGATGCGAGCGGGGCGCGGCGCACCATCAACGACTGGGTTGCCGCACGCACGGAGCAGAGGATCAAGGACATCCTCACGACGGACCTGCCGCGCGAGACCAAGCTCGTCCTCGCCAATGCCATCTACTTCAAGGCGCCGTGGGTCGATGCCTTCGAAGAGCGCGCCACGAAGGTAGAACCCTTCTTCGGCGCCTCAGGCACGACAAGCGTGCCGATGATGCGAAAGACGCACGCGCGCAAGTACGCCGACCTGCCAGACGCGCACATCGTCGATCTTCCCTACGGGAGCGAGCGCCGCCCCGACATCGTGATGACGCTGATCATCCCCAAGAAGACCGACGGGCTCGCGGAGCTGGAGAAGTCACTCTCCCCGGCGACTCTCCAGAAGTGGGCGTGGGCGGCGTCCTCGCTGACAACGCGAACCGAGGTTGACCTCTTGCTGCCGAAGTTTCGGATCGAGTCTGAGCTTTCGCTAGGGGGCACGCTGGAGGCGCTCGGCGCCGGGAGCGTGTTCAAGTTTGGCAAGGCCGACCTCTCGGGCATCGACGTAACGAAGGAACTCTTCGTCGGCCTCGTCCTGCAGAAGACGTTCGTGGCGGTGGACGAGAAGGGAACCGAGGCCGCCGCGGCGACGGTCGTTGCGGCGATCGGCGGCGGGATGCCACCGGCGCCCCCCAAGCCCGTCGTTGTGCGCGCCGACAGACCGTTCTTGTTTATGATCCGCGACGTGCCACGTGACCGGATGCTCTTCATCGGTCGGTTGGCCGAGCCGAAAGGGTAG
- a CDS encoding serpin family protein — MRAALVPMFLAVACNTNPLPTPDLPTKTQPSAPTATGTVQPKSTPPSVKTMTTPAASSPAPPLAVSPEAPVSDAERAADAAGERAFAARLYGAVAKLKPGNVFLSPSSARFALGMLNGGARGETARELGAVLGATARSHDVAASIANEWAALAVPPGPNPWEQNDVVVLRTANRLFGQRGRAFEPAFLALTKGRYGAPIEAVDFQKDAEGARKLVNAWVEERTERKIQNILAMPPRPDTKLILANAIYFNGKWATPFSEGMTKNEPFYGPAGTTSVPTMRKTASRRYGETPAAHVVELRYGGEIRPDMSMVLVVPKKKDGLAEVEKDLSTTGLEGFTKTLTSSVDVDLAMPKFRIESELSLGDTIAALGAPSLFVFGKADLSGIDGTKELFVGLVLQKTFVSVDEKGTEAAAATIVMMRAGAAMREKPKPVEVRADRPFLFLIRDAKRDRVVFMGRVVEPSR, encoded by the coding sequence ATGCGCGCAGCGCTCGTTCCCATGTTCCTGGCAGTGGCGTGCAACACCAATCCGTTGCCGACACCCGACCTGCCTACCAAGACGCAACCGAGTGCGCCGACCGCGACAGGAACAGTGCAGCCAAAATCGACCCCGCCGAGCGTGAAGACCATGACGACGCCAGCCGCATCATCCCCCGCCCCTCCCCTTGCCGTGTCGCCCGAGGCGCCGGTGTCCGATGCGGAGCGCGCGGCCGACGCGGCAGGCGAACGCGCCTTCGCGGCGCGACTGTACGGGGCCGTCGCGAAGCTCAAGCCTGGAAACGTATTCCTCTCACCGTCGAGCGCGCGCTTTGCGCTCGGCATGCTGAACGGAGGCGCGCGCGGTGAGACGGCGAGAGAACTCGGCGCCGTGCTCGGCGCAACGGCGCGCTCGCACGACGTGGCCGCGAGCATCGCCAACGAATGGGCCGCGCTCGCGGTGCCGCCCGGCCCCAACCCGTGGGAGCAAAACGACGTTGTCGTCCTTCGCACAGCGAACCGGCTCTTTGGTCAACGTGGCCGCGCGTTCGAGCCAGCGTTCCTCGCGCTGACGAAGGGAAGATATGGCGCGCCCATCGAGGCCGTGGACTTCCAAAAGGACGCCGAAGGCGCGCGCAAACTCGTCAACGCGTGGGTCGAAGAGAGGACGGAGCGAAAGATTCAGAACATCCTTGCGATGCCTCCGCGACCCGACACAAAACTGATCCTCGCCAACGCCATTTACTTCAACGGAAAGTGGGCAACGCCGTTCAGCGAGGGCATGACGAAGAACGAGCCGTTCTACGGGCCCGCGGGCACCACGAGCGTCCCCACGATGAGGAAGACCGCGAGTCGCCGATACGGTGAGACGCCGGCGGCGCACGTCGTCGAGCTGCGTTATGGCGGGGAGATTCGCCCCGACATGAGCATGGTGCTCGTCGTTCCGAAGAAGAAGGACGGACTCGCGGAGGTGGAGAAGGACTTGTCGACGACCGGTCTCGAAGGGTTCACCAAGACCCTCACGAGCAGCGTCGACGTGGACCTCGCGATGCCGAAGTTTCGTATCGAGTCCGAACTGTCGCTCGGCGACACGATCGCGGCGCTCGGGGCGCCCAGCCTCTTCGTGTTCGGCAAGGCCGACCTCTCGGGCATCGACGGAACGAAGGAGCTCTTCGTCGGGCTCGTGCTTCAGAAGACCTTCGTGTCCGTTGACGAAAAGGGGACTGAAGCGGCTGCCGCGACCATCGTGATGATGCGAGCCGGCGCGGCCATGCGCGAGAAGCCCAAGCCCGTCGAGGTACGCGCCGACCGTCCGTTCTTGTTCTTGATTCGCGACGCGAAGCGCGACCGCGTCGTATTCATGGGTAGAGTTGTGGAGCCCTCGCGGTAA
- a CDS encoding MarR family transcriptional regulator, producing MLPPLQLTFKRASILLNHWARQLARVANLTPARADLMILLRDHPMLQAGLIREMCVSPPVVSRMLKALEQLDLVKRRPHPSDRRYRIVELTPLGHEALAPLFDDLLPEGEHLGTVQEAAESLALEYLRAPLEQLAVQTAIPCDRNLRETLPPLFNTLRRSDLFEYLLQNEPARPFSPPPSVAPDPPDPWNYRPVEPSAIASTRPTRRGQRGAWRTRPRGRRHRCRSPAVRGAQRQASTSATSPRRSRVVAGAAHFNAHGSSRP from the coding sequence ATGCTCCCCCCGCTCCAACTCACGTTCAAACGCGCGAGCATTCTCCTGAACCACTGGGCCCGCCAGCTCGCGAGAGTCGCGAACCTCACGCCCGCTCGCGCCGACCTCATGATCCTTCTGCGCGATCACCCCATGCTGCAGGCAGGGCTGATTCGCGAGATGTGCGTCAGTCCGCCAGTGGTCAGTCGAATGCTCAAGGCCCTCGAGCAGCTCGACCTTGTGAAGCGGCGCCCTCACCCATCCGATCGTCGCTATCGCATCGTCGAACTCACTCCACTCGGCCATGAGGCGCTTGCGCCCCTCTTCGATGACTTGCTCCCCGAGGGCGAGCACCTCGGAACGGTTCAGGAAGCCGCCGAGAGCCTCGCGCTCGAATACCTGCGCGCCCCGCTCGAGCAACTCGCTGTCCAAACCGCCATCCCATGCGATCGGAATCTCCGCGAGACGCTGCCTCCGCTCTTCAACACCCTGCGGCGCAGCGATCTCTTTGAGTACCTGTTGCAGAACGAGCCGGCGCGCCCCTTCTCCCCGCCCCCATCCGTTGCCCCTGATCCGCCGGACCCCTGGAACTATCGCCCCGTCGAGCCATCCGCCATCGCCTCGACTAGGCCAACGCGACGGGGCCAACGCGGCGCATGGCGGACGCGCCCGCGAGGTCGTCGGCACCGCTGCCGCTCCCCCGCCGTTCGCGGGGCCCAACGCCAAGCTTCAACATCCGCAACGTCGCCCCGACGCTCGCGGGTGGTTGCCGGGGCGGCGCATTTCAACGCCCACGGTTCAAGCCGCCCTTGA